From Arcobacter sp. CECT 8986, a single genomic window includes:
- a CDS encoding polyribonucleotide nucleotidyltransferase: MSTVCEFELNGKTETFEFDKVAKQSNGSVLAQVGNAVVLATVVSEFDNPVEEDFTPLTVQYVEKTYAAAKLPGGFIKREAKPSEFETLTSRVIDRSLRPLFPKGYVYPTTITVIVLSADKDVDLQVLSLNAASAALYTSNLPIKKSVAGVRIGRVEDEYIINPTYTQLSQSTLDLYVAGSKEELLMIEMKSISSEDMVEVDIEAFTKVHKTNEMEEDELVEAIALAQKALNEVNSTYESGFETVCKEIKDVELVEFTIDASIIENVRTNYTEEVKAAIKKLAKSERAVELKEVAKLILEKEYKDSEDVTYNEVYEAVSIVKREIVRSMIVNEKVRADGRGLKEVRPITIETNILPSTHSSCLFTRGQTQALVVGTIAGPKDGQMYEVLTDKSTSMENFMVHYNFPGFSVGEAKPMFGVGRRELGHGNLAKKALEATIDKDFDDTIRLVSEILESNGSSSMATVCGGSLALKAAGIPVSNLVAGVAMGMVVEGDKYSVLTDIMGLEDHDGDMDFKVAGTKEGITALQMDIKLGGIELSVLKEALLQAKEGRTHILGLMEEAATEIVPSDALPLVEQFAIDPSKIMVIIGKAGSTIKEIIERFSVSIDLDRDSGKVKVSGENKQNVLDACEHIKTISNNASSKKESGKNIDFCKLYEPEEVLKGKVERITDFGAFISLPKGGEGLLHISKISKERVKNVSDVLSVGQEVEIKVLNVKKDRIELASTLL, from the coding sequence ATGTCAACAGTTTGTGAATTTGAACTTAATGGGAAAACTGAAACTTTTGAATTTGATAAAGTTGCAAAACAATCTAATGGGTCTGTTTTAGCTCAAGTAGGAAATGCAGTTGTTTTAGCAACAGTAGTAAGTGAATTTGATAATCCAGTAGAAGAAGATTTTACTCCATTAACAGTTCAATATGTTGAGAAAACTTATGCAGCAGCTAAGTTACCAGGTGGTTTTATAAAAAGAGAAGCAAAACCAAGTGAATTTGAAACTCTTACTTCAAGAGTAATAGATAGAAGTCTAAGACCCCTTTTCCCAAAAGGATATGTATATCCAACTACAATAACTGTTATAGTATTAAGTGCAGATAAAGATGTTGACTTACAAGTACTTAGTTTAAATGCAGCAAGTGCTGCTTTATATACATCTAATTTACCAATTAAAAAATCAGTTGCTGGTGTTAGAATAGGTAGAGTTGAAGATGAATATATAATTAATCCAACTTATACACAATTATCACAATCAACATTAGATCTATATGTTGCTGGTTCTAAAGAAGAACTTTTAATGATTGAGATGAAATCAATATCTAGTGAAGATATGGTTGAAGTTGATATTGAAGCTTTCACAAAAGTTCATAAAACTAATGAAATGGAAGAAGATGAATTAGTTGAAGCTATTGCTTTAGCTCAAAAAGCATTAAATGAAGTAAATAGTACTTATGAAAGTGGATTTGAAACAGTATGCAAAGAGATAAAAGATGTTGAATTAGTTGAATTTACTATTGATGCATCAATTATTGAAAATGTTAGAACTAACTATACAGAAGAAGTAAAAGCTGCAATTAAAAAATTAGCAAAAAGTGAAAGAGCTGTTGAACTAAAAGAAGTTGCAAAACTTATTTTAGAAAAAGAGTACAAAGATAGTGAAGATGTAACTTATAATGAAGTTTATGAAGCTGTTTCTATTGTAAAAAGAGAAATAGTAAGAAGTATGATAGTAAATGAAAAAGTTAGAGCAGATGGAAGAGGCTTAAAAGAAGTAAGACCTATTACAATTGAAACAAATATTTTGCCTTCTACTCACTCTTCTTGTTTATTTACAAGAGGTCAAACTCAAGCATTAGTAGTTGGAACAATTGCAGGACCAAAAGATGGACAAATGTATGAAGTTTTAACTGATAAATCTACATCTATGGAAAATTTTATGGTACACTATAACTTTCCAGGTTTCTCAGTTGGTGAAGCAAAACCAATGTTTGGTGTAGGAAGAAGAGAATTAGGACATGGTAATTTAGCAAAAAAAGCTCTTGAAGCAACTATTGATAAAGATTTTGATGATACTATTAGATTAGTTTCAGAGATATTAGAATCAAATGGATCTTCTTCAATGGCTACTGTTTGTGGTGGTTCTTTAGCTTTAAAAGCTGCAGGAATTCCAGTTTCTAATCTTGTTGCAGGTGTTGCAATGGGTATGGTTGTAGAAGGTGATAAATATTCAGTTTTAACTGATATTATGGGTCTTGAAGATCATGATGGAGATATGGACTTTAAAGTTGCAGGTACAAAAGAAGGTATTACTGCATTACAAATGGATATTAAATTAGGTGGAATTGAACTTTCTGTACTTAAAGAGGCTTTACTTCAAGCAAAAGAGGGAAGAACTCATATTTTAGGTCTTATGGAAGAAGCCGCAACAGAAATTGTTCCAAGTGATGCTTTACCACTAGTAGAACAGTTCGCAATTGACCCTAGTAAAATTATGGTTATTATTGGAAAAGCTGGTTCAACTATAAAAGAGATAATAGAAAGATTCTCAGTTTCAATTGACTTAGATAGAGACAGTGGTAAGGTAAAGGTAAGTGGTGAGAACAAACAAAATGTTCTTGATGCTTGCGAACATATTAAGACAATTTCAAACAATGCTTCTTCAAAAAAAGAAAGTGGCAAAAATATTGACTTTTGTAAACTTTACGAACCAGAAGAAGTGCTAAAAGGTAAAGTAGAAAGAATTACAGATTTTGGTGCATTTATTTCTTTACCAAAAGGTGGAGAAGGCCTACTTCACATATCTAAGATATCAAAAGAGAGAGTAAAAAATGTATCAGATGTTTTATCTGTAGGTCAAGAAGTTGAAATTAAAGTATTAAATGTTAAGAAAGATAGAATTGAATTAGCTTCAACACTATTATAG
- a CDS encoding phosphoribosyltransferase, producing MQHEQIYFKNREVAAFRLLDILPIDSMRLEEWTVLATSYGGVPIAKIISQKLGGNFDLMLSSKIMAENNEDCEIAIVTETEEVVIHEELAKSFEISLDFIFEKSKEVYEKQLSRTIKLYRKNKKISNLENKNVLLVDEGLNTGLTMMACIKTAINLGAKSVSVATPILPSATVPTIESIADDLYFVKKLDHFVFIDFYYDKLENIDFEDIKKF from the coding sequence ATGCAACATGAACAAATATATTTTAAAAATAGAGAAGTTGCTGCTTTTAGATTATTAGATATATTGCCAATAGATAGTATGAGGTTAGAAGAATGGACAGTTCTTGCAACTTCATATGGAGGTGTACCTATTGCAAAAATAATCTCTCAAAAACTTGGAGGTAATTTTGACTTGATGCTTTCAAGTAAAATTATGGCTGAGAATAATGAAGATTGTGAAATTGCAATTGTTACTGAAACAGAAGAGGTTGTAATTCATGAAGAACTTGCAAAATCTTTTGAAATAAGTTTAGACTTTATTTTTGAAAAGTCTAAAGAAGTTTATGAGAAACAACTTTCAAGAACTATTAAATTATATAGAAAAAATAAAAAAATCAGTAATTTAGAAAATAAAAATGTTTTATTAGTAGATGAAGGTTTAAATACTGGCCTTACAATGATGGCTTGTATTAAAACTGCAATTAACCTTGGTGCAAAATCTGTTTCTGTGGCAACACCAATATTGCCAAGTGCAACAGTACCAACAATTGAATCTATTGCAGATGACTTGTATTTTGTAAAGAAATTGGATCATTTTGTATTTATTGATTTTTATTATGATAAATTAGAAAATATAGATTTTGAAGATATTAAGAAATTTTAA
- a CDS encoding LPS-assembly protein LptD, which produces MFKKLVFICLVALCTSSNAKEFSSEKFQIVANKLDTKGDIVTAVGDVVIFSPSYYGSAQKVIYDKKKETFEFFDDVLIVKDNSIQAQSEYAFLDNKNDALFQKPTLIFNNKSNLWMNSKDSKKENDIVTLNKSILSSCDCEDPVWSIKSSSTEYNTETKWVNIFNPRLYIKDVPVFYFPYFGFSADNTRRTGLLIPTIGFGSEEGFIYAQPIYFAPSDDYDFEFIPQIRTDRGKGLYSYFRYKPTEESYLRLGAGFFNEKDDYYEEKALDHQNHYGWEIYYTNEKILSDENSQDGLYADIRWLNDFEYRKLEKKGGIDNNHDDEDEKKIESKINYFYNTPEYYGGVYFRYYLDKTLDSNEATMQELPQGQFHKYAKPVLLDDLLYSVDTRYTNYYREDGVTADKYDISVPLSYSISLFDDYLQLNLRNETVLTHYKYDDTDTSLDDGTFIENITSIGVSTDLLKAYDSIIHTVNLSADYVDSATIKDDGDLYGINNDTQELSYFPISKTKRSIELALNQSFYDRDTLKQIINHKLKQSIVFDELDNPELQNMENEIIYNYFYGKLSNKVIYNHQDNAFIENSTSLSFNYDDFGLGLGYYMSKDTPNSGKEDLESYRINANYRISRDYSVGYYTNYNLKENMRSREGVLFSIMDDCWQIDLKYEKEVEAMSSKIYDREEQDMFYIQVLLKPIGGIKQQYTLDKTEE; this is translated from the coding sequence ATGTTTAAAAAATTAGTTTTTATTTGTTTGGTTGCATTATGTACTTCATCAAATGCAAAAGAGTTTAGTAGTGAAAAGTTTCAAATTGTTGCTAATAAGTTAGATACTAAAGGTGATATTGTAACAGCAGTTGGTGATGTTGTTATATTTTCTCCTTCATATTATGGTAGTGCACAAAAAGTTATTTATGATAAAAAGAAAGAGACATTTGAGTTTTTTGATGATGTTTTAATTGTTAAAGATAATTCAATTCAAGCTCAAAGTGAATATGCTTTTTTAGATAATAAAAATGATGCGTTATTTCAAAAACCAACTTTGATTTTTAATAATAAATCTAATTTATGGATGAATTCTAAAGATTCAAAAAAAGAGAATGATATTGTAACTTTAAATAAAAGTATTTTATCTAGTTGTGATTGTGAAGATCCCGTATGGAGTATTAAATCTTCAAGTACAGAGTACAATACTGAAACAAAATGGGTAAATATCTTTAATCCAAGACTTTATATAAAAGATGTTCCAGTTTTTTACTTTCCTTATTTTGGATTTTCTGCTGATAATACAAGAAGAACAGGTCTTTTAATTCCTACTATTGGATTTGGTAGTGAAGAAGGTTTTATTTATGCACAACCAATCTATTTTGCCCCATCTGATGATTATGATTTTGAATTTATTCCTCAAATTAGAACTGATAGAGGTAAAGGACTTTATTCTTACTTTAGATATAAACCAACAGAAGAATCATATTTAAGACTTGGTGCAGGTTTCTTTAATGAAAAAGATGATTACTATGAAGAAAAAGCTTTAGATCACCAAAATCATTATGGTTGGGAAATTTACTATACAAATGAAAAAATCTTATCTGATGAAAATTCTCAAGATGGATTATATGCAGATATAAGATGGCTAAATGACTTTGAATATAGAAAGTTAGAGAAAAAAGGTGGAATTGACAATAACCATGATGATGAAGATGAGAAAAAAATAGAATCTAAAATAAATTATTTTTATAACACTCCTGAATATTATGGAGGAGTTTATTTTAGATATTATTTAGATAAAACTCTTGATTCTAATGAAGCAACAATGCAAGAACTTCCTCAAGGTCAATTTCATAAATATGCAAAACCTGTTTTATTAGACGATTTATTATATTCAGTTGATACAAGATATACAAATTATTATAGAGAAGATGGTGTAACTGCAGATAAATATGACATTAGTGTGCCTTTATCTTATTCAATCTCTTTATTTGATGATTATTTACAATTAAATTTAAGAAATGAAACTGTTTTAACTCATTATAAATATGATGATACGGATACATCTTTAGATGATGGAACATTTATTGAAAATATTACTAGTATTGGAGTTAGTACAGATTTACTTAAAGCTTATGATAGCATTATTCATACAGTTAACTTAAGTGCTGATTATGTTGATTCTGCAACTATTAAAGATGATGGTGATTTATATGGAATAAATAATGATACTCAAGAGTTAAGTTATTTTCCTATTTCTAAAACTAAAAGATCTATTGAATTAGCATTAAATCAATCTTTTTATGATAGAGATACTTTAAAACAAATAATTAACCATAAATTAAAACAATCAATTGTTTTTGATGAATTAGATAACCCAGAATTACAAAATATGGAAAATGAAATAATTTATAACTATTTTTATGGTAAGTTATCTAACAAAGTTATTTATAATCACCAAGATAATGCTTTTATTGAAAACTCTACATCTTTAAGTTTTAATTATGATGATTTTGGTCTAGGTCTTGGATACTATATGTCAAAAGATACTCCAAATTCTGGAAAAGAGGATTTAGAATCATATAGAATTAATGCAAACTATAGAATATCAAGAGATTATTCAGTTGGATATTACACAAACTACAACTTAAAAGAGAATATGAGAAGTAGAGAAGGTGTTTTATTCTCAATTATGGATGATTGTTGGCAAATTGACTTGAAATACGAAAAAGAAGTTGAAGCAATGTCAAGTAAAATCTATGATAGAGAAGAGCAAGATATGTTCTATATTCAAGTATTATTAAAACCAATTGGTGGAATAAAACAACAATATACGCTTGATAAAACAGAAGAGTAA
- a CDS encoding RDD family protein, whose protein sequence is MNNNTNNTDLQLASIRSRALAYVIDDLLITFLVLIVFWDVIKAAGDDITLAISITNQFVWPILFIKFIYQTFFTWYYGATVGKFILKIRVIDYNDFGRVSFVSAIFRSLGRILSEMFFYLGFILGFFDQGKQTFHDKIGRTLVVNV, encoded by the coding sequence ATGAATAATAATACAAATAATACAGATTTACAATTAGCATCTATTCGGTCAAGAGCTTTGGCTTATGTGATTGATGATTTATTAATTACTTTTCTTGTATTAATTGTTTTTTGGGATGTGATTAAAGCTGCTGGTGATGATATTACTCTTGCAATTTCTATAACAAATCAGTTTGTTTGGCCAATTTTATTTATAAAATTTATATATCAAACTTTTTTTACATGGTATTATGGTGCAACTGTAGGAAAATTTATTTTAAAAATTAGAGTGATTGATTATAACGATTTCGGAAGAGTTTCTTTTGTAAGTGCTATTTTTAGATCTTTAGGAAGAATATTAAGTGAGATGTTCTTTTATTTAGGATTTATTTTAGGATTTTTTGACCAAGGGAAACAGACTTTCCACGATAAAATTGGTAGGACGTTGGTAGTTAATGTTTAA